Genomic DNA from candidate division WOR-3 bacterium:
GGAAAAATTTGCTAATCCTTACTATGCGGCAGCTTACGGTTATATTGATGATGTTATTGAACCTCGTAAAACAAGAAAATGGATTATAAAAGGTTTAAAACTTTTAAAAAATAAAAGACAGGGTTTACCACCAAAGAAACACGGAAATATACCTTTATAAACTTGAAAAAAATTTACTTTAATAGTATTTAAATATAATGGAAAAAAAGAAATGGCTTGAAAGAATTAAAGAAGAATTACTTTTTAATTATAAAGAAGCAGAAGAGTTTAGAGAACTCTATACCCGTGCAATTATGGATTTTAACAAATTTAAAAAAAGAAAAGAAGAAGAGTTTAAAGGAGCTAAAAATGAAGGAAAAAAAGAATTGATTCAAAAGTTTTTTTTAGCAATTGATAATTTAGGAAGAGCATTAGAAATAATTAATGAAAATAATAATGATACTCTTAATCTTAAAAAAGGTGTAGAAATGATTTACAAACAATTTATTAATATATTAAATGAGGAAGGGGGTGAGATAATAGAACCAGTAGAAGGCGAGGATTTTAATCCAGAGTTTCATGAAGCTATTGATTTAAAGGAAGTTTCTGATAGAAGTTTAGACAAAAAAATAATAAAAAGTGTTCAGAGAGGATTAAAATTTATGGGTAAAGCAATAAATCCAGCTAAAGTGATTGTAGGTGTTTTTAAAGAAGAA
This window encodes:
- the grpE gene encoding nucleotide exchange factor GrpE, yielding MEKKKWLERIKEELLFNYKEAEEFRELYTRAIMDFNKFKKRKEEEFKGAKNEGKKELIQKFFLAIDNLGRALEIINENNNDTLNLKKGVEMIYKQFINILNEEGGEIIEPVEGEDFNPEFHEAIDLKEVSDRSLDKKIIKSVQRGLKFMGKAINPAKVIVGVFKEEKKEMGSIPEKSELEKEE